Within the Methanobacterium sp. BRmetb2 genome, the region AGGAAGATGTCGGACAAACCATGGCAAACCTGGAACAGGCTACCAAAATAAAAGGAAGAGATCCAAGGGTATTCCAGGATGGTATATACCTTGTAGATCGAGCATAATCGGTAATAATGATTTAACGGTGATCCAATGAGAAAGAAATTTAAAAGACAGGAATATGCCAGGTACAAAAAACTTGGTCAAAAATGGAGAAAACCCAAGGGCAGAACAAGTAAAATGCGAAGATATGAAAAGGGTAAACCAGCTATGCCCAGTGTTGGTTATGGATCTCCAAGCGAGACAAAAGGTCTTCATCCATCCGGTTTTGAAGATGTGCTTGTTTGCAATATAAGGGAACTTGAGAGTTTGGATCCAGACACTCAAGCAGGTAGAATCAGTTCCACAGTCGGCAGAAGAAAAAAAGAAATAATGATTGAAAAGGCAAAGGAATTAGGAATAAAAGTTCTTAACAAAAACCTTTGAACTTGTGGACTGAAAAATTAAATAAATGAAATAGAATTTGGTTAAAAAAGGATTAAAAGGAAAAAATATAATCTAAAATTATAAAATTTCAGATTATTATCAATTAACCTGACCAAATGCATTGTATGTATAAAATGATGTTCGCATCATTTATCTGAAATCGAATTGATTGAATCCTAATCAAGGAAAATTGTACTAATATAAATTATAATATTTGGAAATTGTACTCATAATTTGATGTTCAGATTAAAACTTTTAACAACCTTTTTTAAGGTTGAACGGAGGTTTATTAATGA harbors:
- a CDS encoding 50S ribosomal protein L32e, with the translated sequence MRKKFKRQEYARYKKLGQKWRKPKGRTSKMRRYEKGKPAMPSVGYGSPSETKGLHPSGFEDVLVCNIRELESLDPDTQAGRISSTVGRRKKEIMIEKAKELGIKVLNKNL